One Candidatus Angelobacter sp. genomic window, GTTTTGCGGAAACCGTCCGTCCGCCCGCTGAATGGCCGCGAGCCAGATCAAAGCGCGCAGCGGAGTCCCGGTCTGACCCGTCGCCAGGAGTCCGGTCGCGCTCTGCGTCAGGTCGCGGGTCCAGACCAGATGATAACCGCCGAGGTCGCTGTCGTCCTTGGTTTCACCCCAAGGGATGCTCATCGACGCGACCAGCGCGCCTTGAAACGATTTGTCCTCATGTGCGAGCAGGATGCAGCGGCTCAGCCGATACATGGAACCGTCGTCTGAGGTATGATCGCTGAAATCGTATTTTGGATCGACCACTGTGCGTTGCCACTGCCGAACATAGGCTTCGCGATGAACATCGAATGGTTCCGCGAGCGATTGCAGCAACTTCGCCACAGTGCTCTGGTAACTTCCGCCGAGGGCAATCGCGATCGCAAATTCATCACCGTCCTGAAGATCGATTTCTCCAGTGAGAGCAATGTTACCGTTCTCGGCGGCCGGAAATTCCCAGTCCATTTTGAAATTATCCATCAGGTCATGCCAACCGTCGCTCGCACCAACATAGCCGACCGACCGCCGCAAAAATCCGCTGCTGCATCCCATTACCAGATGCAAATCTTTGCGCTCGGCATGAAGCAGTTTGTTGCCGCCGATTTCGGAGGACCATCCGGAATTGCCCGCGCCGTGGCGCGCGAGGTGCGGAGCCAATAGCGCGTAGAGATGCAATTTCCCGCGTAACGACTCATCGAGAATCTCAAGCTTGGTATGCACGAGCAGCACCGACCGGTGCGGATCGGTCAGGACGTGCTTGATAAGCCGGTAGCGTCCGCCACGTTCCGAATTGGTGAGCCGGTAGAAAGGACAATCTCGTTCCGGGTATTCGACCTGGTGATCCAAGTCTCGCTTTTCCTCGTGACAAAACGTTTCACCGTCGCTGATCAGGAATTGAAAATCGCGCGTGTTCGGCTGGTCAACGGTGGGGTAATAAATCTCGTTGACGATGCCGTGGCTCAGCGTGAACCAGATCCGACAACTCGTATGATAAGCGGTGCCAAGACCCTCCTTGGCGCTGGATGTCCAACGCGGCGTGATACCGGGCGCGCCGAAGGCAACGGAATGTTCAGGTGAATTCACGGTGGTATTCCTCATAAGTTAGTGGGCAAAGCGTTCAGAAGTGGATTGATTGTAACGCTTCGCCCAAAGACGATAACCTCCTTCGAATGCGTTCGCATTATCTCCCCGCCGTGCGTCCGGCGGAAGCTTCTTGAGTAGTCGGGCATTGCCGCCGCCGAGCATAACATAGTCAGCTTGCAGCGCCGTCTTGAGTTGCTCAACGACTTCTTTTACGTGGTGCCGCCACTTGTTCTTCCCGAGACGTTTGAGTCCGGCCTGTCCCACGTAATCTTCGTAACTACGTCCCTTTCGATAGGGCAAATGCGCCAGTTCCATCGGTTCCAAAATGTTTTCAACGATGAGCGCCGAGCCAAGACCCGTGCCCAATCCAAGAAAAAGCATCCGGCCGCCTTGATAACTGCCCAGCGCTTGCATGGCGGCGTCATTGATAATTTTTAGTGGCCGGCCAAACGCCTTCTTGAAGTCAAACCCCACCCAGCCAGAACCTAGATGATGCGGTTCACTAATCGGACGCCCGTGGACTGCGGCACCCGGATAGCCAATCGAGATGACATCATATTTCCAACCTTCCGTGGCCGCTCGCACTGCGGCGATCATTTTCGCAGGCGTCATTGTTGGTCCGGACGAAATCTCCACAACCTTCCTGTGGCCAGTTCCGAGCACCTTCACATGGGTGCCACCGATGTCGATCACGAGGATTTTCATGCGATGGGGCTCCACGCGTGACCCGCGCGCTCGATCAATTCTCTGGCCGATTCGGGGCCATCGGTGCCTGCCGCATAATTTGGAAAATCTTCTCCCGGGGTTGTGTTCCAAGCCTCCAGCACCGGCATCAGTGCCGTCCATGCCGCCTCTACCTGATCATCGCGCATGAACAGCGTGGAGTCGTTGTCCATGACATCCTGGAGCAACGTAGCGTAGGCCGGGGGCGAAGGGGTCTTGAACGCTTCCCGATAACTGAACCGCATGTCTACCTGGCGCAAACGCATCGGACTGCCCGGTTGTTTTGCATAACATCGCAGTACGATGCCCTCGTCCGGCTGAATAGACATGATTACGCGAGTCGGCTGCCAGTCGCGCACGGCGTCGGACGGAAACAAGCGATGCGGAACTGGTCGAAAGTGGATGACAATCTCCGTCAGTTGTCGCGGCATTCGTTTGCCCGCGCGCAAGTAAAAGGGCACGTCTTGCCAGCGCCAATTGTCCACGAACAGCTGCAGCGCGACGTAGGTTTCTGTGCGCGAAGCCGGTGCAACGTCTTGCTCCTCGCGATAGCCCCGCACTCGTTTTCCCTGAATGGTCCCGCTCCCATATTGGCCACGCACGGTGCTGGTATTCACCGTGTCGTGAGAGAGCGGACGAAGAGCGTGGAGCACAGCGACCTTCTTGTCGCGGATTTCGTCCGCGCTAAACGACACGGGTGGTTCCATCGCCACGAGGCAGAGCAGTTGCATCAAATGGTTCTGCACCATGTCGCGCAGCTCGCCCGCTTGTTCGTAATACTTGCCGCGATGTCCAACACCGAGCTCCTCGGCGACGGTGATGGTCACACAATCCACGTATCGCCGGTTCCAGATCGGCTCGAACATCGGATTGGCAAAACGGAACGCCAAAATGTTCTGCACGGTCTCTTTGCCCAAAAAATGATCGATGCGAAAAATCTGCGATTCGTGAAAGCTCTTCGTAAGCACGCGGTTCAAGTGGCGCGCGGATTCGAGGTCCGAGCCAATCGGTTTCTCTACGACAA contains:
- a CDS encoding ROK family protein, with the protein product MKILVIDIGGTHVKVLGTGHRKVVEISSGPTMTPAKMIAAVRAATEGWKYDVISIGYPGAAVHGRPISEPHHLGSGWVGFDFKKAFGRPLKIINDAAMQALGSYQGGRMLFLGLGTGLGSALIVENILEPMELAHLPYRKGRSYEDYVGQAGLKRLGKNKWRHHVKEVVEQLKTALQADYVMLGGGNARLLKKLPPDARRGDNANAFEGGYRLWAKRYNQSTSERFAH
- the zwf gene encoding glucose-6-phosphate dehydrogenase, producing MSQTIEARHEPGPVTFIIFGGAGDLTWRKLIPSLFTLHLNRSLPDKFSIIGVDHAALSDATFRKRLHEGVRRFSGLGSIKAADWKAFAAHISYQRGDFATSKTYTILAKKLAALDKTWNAKSVRIFHLATPPSLIGVISKSLSAAGLARERQRARIVVEKPIGSDLESARHLNRVLTKSFHESQIFRIDHFLGKETVQNILAFRFANPMFEPIWNRRYVDCVTITVAEELGVGHRGKYYEQAGELRDMVQNHLMQLLCLVAMEPPVSFSADEIRDKKVAVLHALRPLSHDTVNTSTVRGQYGSGTIQGKRVRGYREEQDVAPASRTETYVALQLFVDNWRWQDVPFYLRAGKRMPRQLTEIVIHFRPVPHRLFPSDAVRDWQPTRVIMSIQPDEGIVLRCYAKQPGSPMRLRQVDMRFSYREAFKTPSPPAYATLLQDVMDNDSTLFMRDDQVEAAWTALMPVLEAWNTTPGEDFPNYAAGTDGPESARELIERAGHAWSPIA